In the Muricauda sp. MAR_2010_75 genome, one interval contains:
- a CDS encoding TolC family protein, whose product MKRILILSILLWAQGQLLAQDPINISLEEVLTKVQESNASIKVSEQEAQMAKYDYRFSNSIFLPQVAVSHTGMATTNPLMAFGSKLNQEILTQADFNPALLNDPDQIQNYATKVSVEQPLINLDGFYQRKAAKTTMEAKELQAMRTRDYLNFEAQKAYGQLQLAHRAVAVLQKAFEAANANLNMAQNSYDQGLLQKADLLEVKVRVTEVSNQLKTAKSNVKNASDYLAFLMNEQGDVVYEPSEELVPDNLGETVEVTLENRADVKAMDLVSEAYKANMKADNMTFLPKLNAFASYEMYDDQIFQADAKGYIIGASLSWDVFKGSQRFAKAGKSKTSYEKAKQEYEQYVAKSTMELQRTKRMVEDAESRLQTSKLAMEQSEESLRIRTNRFKEGLEKTTDLLMAEATYAEKQLAYYQTIFEYNQAQSLLTFLTKE is encoded by the coding sequence ATGAAACGGATATTAATACTATCAATTCTATTGTGGGCTCAGGGGCAGTTGTTAGCCCAAGACCCTATCAATATTTCTCTGGAAGAGGTATTGACAAAGGTGCAAGAGTCCAATGCCAGCATAAAGGTTTCCGAGCAGGAAGCCCAAATGGCGAAATATGACTATAGGTTCTCCAATTCCATTTTTTTGCCACAAGTTGCCGTGTCGCATACGGGAATGGCAACCACAAACCCATTAATGGCTTTTGGTTCCAAACTGAACCAAGAGATTTTGACCCAGGCGGATTTTAATCCTGCCCTGTTGAACGACCCCGACCAGATCCAGAACTATGCCACCAAAGTATCGGTGGAACAACCCTTGATCAATTTGGACGGATTTTACCAACGTAAAGCGGCCAAGACTACCATGGAGGCCAAGGAACTCCAAGCGATGCGAACCAGGGACTACCTGAATTTTGAAGCCCAAAAGGCCTACGGGCAATTGCAATTGGCCCACAGAGCTGTGGCAGTGCTGCAAAAAGCTTTTGAGGCCGCAAATGCCAATTTGAACATGGCACAGAACAGTTACGACCAAGGGCTGCTCCAAAAAGCGGATCTGTTGGAAGTAAAAGTTCGGGTCACCGAGGTTTCCAATCAATTGAAAACGGCCAAGAGCAATGTGAAGAACGCATCCGATTATTTGGCTTTTTTAATGAACGAACAGGGAGACGTGGTCTATGAACCGTCAGAGGAATTGGTACCCGACAATCTTGGTGAAACCGTTGAGGTCACTTTGGAAAATAGGGCAGATGTAAAAGCCATGGATTTGGTGTCCGAAGCGTACAAGGCAAATATGAAGGCCGATAACATGACCTTCTTGCCAAAGTTGAATGCCTTCGCCAGCTATGAAATGTACGATGACCAAATTTTTCAGGCCGATGCCAAAGGATACATTATCGGGGCAAGTTTAAGCTGGGATGTTTTTAAAGGATCCCAACGCTTCGCCAAAGCAGGAAAGAGCAAAACAAGTTATGAAAAAGCGAAACAAGAATACGAACAATACGTCGCCAAAAGTACTATGGAGCTTCAACGCACCAAGCGGATGGTCGAAGATGCCGAAAGCAGGCTCCAAACCTCAAAATTGGCTATGGAGCAATCCGAAGAATCATTGAGGATACGTACCAACAGGTTCAAAGAGGGCTTGGAAAAAACAACCGACCTATTAATGGCCGAAGCCACCTATGCCGAAAAGCAATTGGCCTATTATCAGACCATTTTTGAATACAATCAAGCACAATCCTTATTAACATTTTTAACCAAAGAATAA
- a CDS encoding efflux RND transporter periplasmic adaptor subunit, whose protein sequence is MKNTTIYKSFILTASLGFLLIGCGSDEKQTVDNTEAVPVTVADVDMGDSSTILAGSGQIKAVNSATLSTRIMGHVESLPVKIGQKVNKGDLLISINNVDLRAKKAQVEASITEAQVAFNNAKKDYERFQNLFNENSASQKELDDMTARYEMAKARLEAANQMKNEVNSQFAYANIRAPFSGVVTNTYIDKGDMANPGVPLVSVESPGGFEVEAKVAENNISAIKVGTNAHILVKALDTTITGKVSELSASAQNTGGQYVMKVVLDKTDAKILSGMYATVRLEAENESDGKTVVTVPSKALVHKGQLTGVYTLGQDNVALLRWLRLGENFGDEVEVLSGLSKGDQYIVSAEGKLYNGAKVSIQ, encoded by the coding sequence ATGAAAAACACAACGATATATAAAAGCTTCATACTGACCGCCTCCTTGGGATTCCTTCTAATAGGGTGTGGAAGTGACGAAAAACAGACTGTGGACAACACGGAAGCAGTTCCAGTAACTGTTGCCGACGTGGACATGGGCGATAGTTCTACCATTTTGGCAGGAAGTGGTCAAATAAAGGCCGTGAACAGCGCCACCTTGAGTACTAGAATAATGGGCCACGTGGAATCACTTCCCGTAAAAATAGGTCAGAAAGTAAACAAGGGAGATTTGCTGATTTCCATCAACAACGTGGACCTACGAGCCAAAAAAGCACAAGTGGAAGCCTCCATTACCGAGGCACAGGTGGCTTTTAACAATGCCAAGAAAGACTATGAAAGATTTCAAAACCTTTTCAACGAAAACAGCGCCTCACAAAAGGAGTTGGATGATATGACCGCCCGTTACGAAATGGCCAAGGCCAGATTGGAAGCTGCAAATCAAATGAAGAATGAAGTGAACTCCCAGTTTGCCTATGCCAACATTAGGGCTCCCTTTAGCGGAGTGGTTACCAATACCTACATCGATAAAGGTGATATGGCCAACCCTGGCGTTCCGTTGGTGTCCGTTGAATCCCCAGGAGGATTTGAGGTAGAGGCCAAAGTGGCCGAGAACAACATTTCTGCCATTAAAGTGGGAACCAATGCCCACATTTTGGTAAAAGCATTGGATACTACGATTACTGGAAAAGTGTCCGAGTTGAGTGCATCTGCACAAAATACAGGCGGACAATATGTGATGAAGGTAGTATTGGATAAAACAGACGCCAAAATTTTGTCAGGTATGTATGCCACCGTTAGGCTCGAGGCGGAAAACGAGAGCGATGGTAAAACAGTTGTTACCGTTCCGTCCAAAGCCTTGGTGCATAAGGGCCAACTAACCGGCGTGTATACTTTGGGCCAGGATAACGTGGCCTTGTTGCGTTGGTTGCGGTTGGGCGAGAATTTTGGAGATGAAGTTGAAGTGTTATCAGGCTTGTCCAAAGGAGATCAATACATCGTATCGGCCGAAGGAAAGCTCTATAACGGAGCCAAAGTAAGCATTCAATAA
- a CDS encoding efflux RND transporter permease subunit, with product MKNGLAGKIAKGFISSKLTVLLMIVFMVIGVYSSFLIPREEEPQIDVPMADIFVGYPGASPTEVESRITKPLEKIISNIKGVEYVYTTSMQEQGMAIVQFYVGEDIERSLVRLYDEINKHMDQMPAGVTMPLVKTRAIDDVPMLALTLWSEEYNDFQLRQISGELINEIEKVNGVSITKKIGGRSPQLRVVVDKDKMAESGIDMLAVAQTIQANNQQMDAGNFLSNDTEFHISTGNFLESKEDLENLIVGTKQGQPIYLKQVATVLDGPELPKNYVSLGFGAASEKAETFKSEYPAVTISIAKRKGADAMKIADVVLEKVDYLKTTLIPDEVKVEVTRNYGETASQKVSELLMHLMGAIIAVTFVVMLAMGWRGGLVVFLSVPITFALTLLSYYMLDYTLNRITLFALVFVTGIVVDDSIIIAENMHRHFKMKRLPFKDAAIYAINEVGNPTILATFTVIASVLPMAFVSGLMGPYMSPMPIGASIAMLLSLFVALTITPYLGYIFLREKDKKKKKEKEAVEIQDTFIYKAYEKFEKPLIESGKKRWLFLGITVVLLFASVGMFFTKSVAVKMLPFDNKNEFQVVIDLPEGTTLERTSAVTKEIGAYLSTRPEVVNYQSYVGTSAPITFNGLVRHYDLRGGSNMADIQVNLVDKHDRSEQSHDIAKLLRPKIQELGKKYNANIKIVEVPPGPPVLSTIVAEIYGPDYEKQIDLADKVKGILNNTTDVVDVDWMVEDDQVEYDFVVDKEKAMLYGVTPQQIVQAMAMAFREQPVSHIYREDAFDQIGIVLSISEKNKSTLDEIKQLKVKSQQGTMVSVGDLVSVKEDIKAKSIYRKNQKRVVYVMSDMAGELESPVYAILGMTNKLNQLELPQGYAINELYMEQPQFEDDYTVKWDGEWQITLEVFRDLGIAFMGVIVIIYMLIVGWFQNFKAPVVMMVAIPLSLIGIVLGHWLLGAFFTATSFIGMIALAGIMVRNSVLLIDFVNLRLDEGVPLKQAVIEAGAVRTTPILLTAGTVVIGAFVILFDPIFQGLAISLMGGTIVSTILTLLVVPLVYYMIERKNYN from the coding sequence ATGAAAAACGGACTTGCAGGAAAAATAGCCAAAGGGTTTATCAGCTCCAAACTAACGGTGCTCCTAATGATCGTATTTATGGTCATTGGAGTGTACAGTTCCTTCCTTATCCCTAGGGAAGAGGAGCCACAGATAGATGTGCCCATGGCGGATATTTTTGTGGGATATCCAGGCGCGAGCCCAACCGAGGTGGAATCCAGGATTACCAAACCACTTGAAAAAATTATATCGAACATTAAAGGTGTAGAATATGTGTACACCACTTCCATGCAAGAGCAGGGGATGGCCATTGTACAGTTCTATGTGGGAGAGGATATTGAAAGATCATTGGTGCGTTTGTACGACGAGATCAATAAGCACATGGATCAAATGCCAGCGGGAGTGACCATGCCCTTGGTAAAAACCCGTGCCATTGATGATGTACCTATGCTGGCCTTGACACTTTGGAGCGAGGAGTACAATGACTTCCAGTTGAGGCAGATTTCTGGAGAGCTTATCAACGAAATTGAAAAAGTGAACGGGGTGTCCATTACCAAAAAGATAGGAGGGCGTAGTCCCCAACTCCGTGTGGTCGTGGACAAGGATAAAATGGCCGAATCCGGTATTGATATGTTGGCAGTTGCCCAAACGATTCAGGCCAACAACCAGCAGATGGATGCCGGCAACTTCCTTTCCAATGACACGGAGTTCCATATCAGTACAGGAAACTTTTTGGAAAGTAAAGAGGACTTGGAAAACCTCATCGTTGGGACGAAACAAGGTCAGCCCATCTATTTAAAGCAAGTGGCCACCGTTTTGGATGGGCCGGAATTGCCCAAAAACTATGTTTCCCTTGGTTTCGGTGCAGCTAGCGAAAAGGCAGAAACTTTCAAATCGGAATACCCAGCGGTAACCATTTCCATTGCCAAACGTAAAGGGGCCGATGCGATGAAAATTGCCGATGTGGTGTTGGAAAAAGTAGATTACTTAAAAACCACATTGATTCCAGACGAAGTTAAGGTCGAGGTAACCCGTAACTATGGTGAAACTGCTTCACAAAAAGTATCTGAACTATTGATGCACTTGATGGGTGCCATCATTGCCGTAACCTTTGTGGTGATGTTGGCCATGGGATGGCGGGGCGGATTGGTGGTGTTCCTTTCAGTGCCCATCACGTTCGCATTGACCTTGCTCAGCTACTATATGCTGGATTACACTTTGAACCGGATTACCTTGTTCGCTTTGGTGTTCGTAACAGGTATTGTGGTGGATGACTCCATCATTATTGCGGAGAACATGCACCGTCATTTTAAAATGAAACGATTACCCTTCAAAGATGCTGCTATCTACGCCATCAATGAGGTAGGGAACCCGACCATTTTGGCGACATTTACGGTAATCGCATCCGTATTGCCGATGGCATTTGTATCTGGTTTGATGGGGCCTTACATGTCCCCAATGCCTATTGGAGCATCAATTGCGATGTTGTTGTCCTTGTTTGTTGCATTGACCATTACTCCGTATTTGGGCTACATCTTTTTGAGAGAAAAAGACAAAAAGAAGAAAAAGGAAAAAGAAGCGGTTGAAATTCAGGACACCTTTATTTACAAAGCTTACGAGAAATTTGAAAAACCATTAATCGAGAGCGGTAAAAAAAGATGGTTGTTCTTGGGAATCACAGTGGTATTGTTATTTGCCTCTGTTGGTATGTTCTTCACCAAATCGGTTGCCGTAAAAATGCTGCCTTTTGATAATAAGAACGAATTCCAAGTGGTTATCGACCTTCCCGAAGGCACTACGTTGGAAAGAACATCTGCAGTAACCAAAGAAATAGGGGCATATCTCTCCACTAGACCTGAAGTGGTCAACTATCAGAGTTATGTGGGTACCTCCGCGCCGATAACCTTCAATGGTTTGGTAAGGCATTACGACCTTCGTGGAGGTAGCAATATGGCCGATATCCAGGTCAACCTAGTAGACAAACATGATAGGAGCGAACAAAGCCATGATATTGCCAAATTGCTTAGACCCAAGATTCAAGAATTGGGTAAAAAGTACAATGCCAACATCAAAATTGTTGAGGTGCCACCAGGGCCTCCTGTATTGTCAACCATTGTAGCTGAGATTTATGGACCCGATTACGAAAAGCAGATTGATTTGGCCGATAAGGTAAAGGGCATCCTCAACAATACCACCGATGTTGTGGATGTGGATTGGATGGTAGAGGACGATCAGGTGGAGTACGATTTTGTGGTGGACAAGGAGAAAGCCATGCTTTATGGAGTTACCCCTCAACAAATTGTTCAGGCAATGGCCATGGCTTTCCGTGAACAGCCCGTATCCCATATATATCGTGAAGATGCTTTTGATCAGATTGGCATCGTACTCTCCATAAGTGAAAAGAATAAATCCACCCTCGATGAGATCAAACAGCTTAAAGTAAAATCACAGCAAGGCACCATGGTTTCTGTTGGAGATTTGGTTTCTGTGAAAGAAGATATCAAAGCGAAAAGCATCTACAGAAAAAATCAAAAAAGAGTGGTCTATGTGATGTCCGATATGGCAGGCGAACTGGAAAGCCCGGTATATGCCATTTTGGGCATGACGAACAAATTGAACCAATTGGAGCTACCACAAGGCTATGCCATCAACGAACTCTATATGGAGCAGCCCCAGTTTGAAGATGACTATACCGTAAAATGGGATGGTGAATGGCAGATTACCTTGGAGGTGTTCCGTGATTTGGGTATTGCCTTCATGGGCGTGATCGTGATTATTTACATGCTCATCGTGGGTTGGTTCCAGAACTTTAAGGCCCCTGTGGTGATGATGGTGGCCATACCACTTTCATTGATCGGAATTGTTTTGGGACACTGGTTGCTTGGGGCATTCTTTACCGCAACCTCCTTTATTGGTATGATCGCCTTGGCAGGTATTATGGTTCGGAACTCGGTTTTGCTTATCGACTTTGTCAACCTAAGGTTGGACGAGGGAGTTCCCCTTAAGCAAGCCGTGATAGAGGCCGGTGCCGTGCGTACCACACCCATTTTGTTGACGGCGGGAACCGTTGTTATTGGGGCTTTTGTGATCTTGTTCGACCCTATTTTTCAGGGATTGGCCATTTCACTTATGGGAGGAACCATAGTGTCCACCATTTTGACACTATTGGTGGTACCATTGGTGTATTATATGATTGAACGTAAAAATTACAACTAG
- a CDS encoding DUF2892 domain-containing protein, giving the protein MRNRVVRGIAGTFILISLILAIYVNQNWLWFTAFVGANLLQSSLTKWCLLEDILKKFGVSE; this is encoded by the coding sequence ATGAGAAATAGAGTAGTTAGAGGAATTGCAGGAACGTTTATCTTGATAAGTTTGATTCTTGCTATTTATGTAAATCAAAATTGGCTTTGGTTTACCGCATTTGTTGGGGCCAACCTGTTACAATCATCATTGACCAAATGGTGTTTGTTGGAGGATATCCTTAAAAAGTTCGGAGTTTCCGAATAA
- a CDS encoding YeeE/YedE family protein, which produces MLYQTWPWYVSGPLIALIMALLILMGKRFGMSSNLETFCSIGGAGRFSDYFKVDVKSKRWNLLVVLGSVIGGFLGAHWLSPNPAVNISPKTVVKLQDLGFDSAGKAYLPTELFSLESLTEPKVWIILLIAGFLVGFGTRYAGGCTSGHAISGLSNLQRPSLIAVIGFFIGGLIMVHLLFPLIFKV; this is translated from the coding sequence ATGCTCTATCAAACTTGGCCTTGGTATGTATCGGGCCCGCTCATTGCCCTGATCATGGCCCTGCTCATTTTAATGGGCAAACGTTTTGGAATGTCCTCCAACCTGGAGACTTTTTGTTCAATCGGAGGCGCAGGAAGGTTTTCGGATTACTTCAAAGTCGATGTAAAATCCAAACGATGGAACCTATTGGTGGTTCTAGGCTCTGTCATTGGCGGGTTTTTGGGAGCACATTGGTTGTCGCCCAATCCCGCAGTCAATATTTCACCTAAAACTGTAGTCAAATTGCAAGATTTGGGATTCGATAGTGCGGGAAAAGCCTATTTGCCCACAGAACTTTTTAGTTTGGAGTCGCTTACGGAACCCAAAGTTTGGATCATACTTCTGATCGCCGGTTTTTTGGTGGGCTTCGGAACGCGCTATGCTGGCGGATGCACCTCTGGACATGCCATTTCTGGGTTGAGTAATTTACAGCGACCTTCCTTAATCGCGGTCATCGGGTTTTTTATTGGCGGATTGATCATGGTTCATCTATTGTTCCCTTTAATTTTTAAGGTATGA
- a CDS encoding YeeE/YedE family protein, translated as MKNIAYIILGTFLGIVLYKSEAASWFRIYEMFQFDSFHMYGIIGSALAVGIALVFWIKKSKIKSFSGETINILDKEKSFTRYILGGTLFGLGWALAGACPGPIYVLVGAGFWPISIVLVGAILGAFVYGVLRDKLPH; from the coding sequence ATGAAGAATATAGCCTACATTATCTTGGGAACCTTTTTGGGGATTGTACTTTACAAATCGGAAGCCGCTTCATGGTTCAGGATCTATGAAATGTTCCAGTTTGATTCCTTTCACATGTACGGTATTATTGGCTCTGCATTGGCAGTTGGGATAGCTTTGGTCTTCTGGATAAAGAAGTCCAAGATCAAATCGTTTTCAGGAGAAACAATCAATATTCTGGACAAGGAAAAATCGTTTACCCGATATATTTTGGGTGGAACCTTGTTTGGATTGGGTTGGGCACTGGCTGGTGCCTGTCCCGGACCCATCTATGTTTTGGTGGGAGCAGGGTTTTGGCCTATAAGTATTGTGCTTGTTGGAGCCATTTTAGGTGCATTTGTCTATGGTGTTTTAAGGGACAAACTGCCCCATTAA
- a CDS encoding response regulator: MKLTTFIIDDDLVSQFATRYCIQQSHGDFDIVTCSSGEEGIQACFGSVEKNNKLPDIIFLDLVMDGMNGWDFLENLRNLFKGHKLPSVYVLSAFTNAKDRTIAKTNELISGYVDKPLSRSYLEKILKEEEKKRIV, from the coding sequence ATGAAGCTAACCACGTTTATAATAGACGATGATTTGGTGTCGCAGTTTGCGACTCGATACTGCATACAACAATCCCATGGCGATTTTGATATTGTTACCTGTTCCAGCGGAGAAGAAGGGATACAAGCTTGTTTTGGTTCTGTGGAAAAAAACAATAAACTTCCAGATATTATTTTCTTGGACCTGGTAATGGACGGGATGAACGGTTGGGATTTTCTTGAGAATCTTCGAAATCTATTCAAAGGCCACAAGCTACCTAGTGTATATGTACTTTCTGCATTTACCAATGCCAAAGATCGCACTATTGCCAAGACCAACGAATTGATTTCTGGTTATGTGGACAAACCCTTGTCTCGTTCCTATCTGGAAAAGATTTTGAAAGAAGAGGAGAAAAAGCGTATTGTTTGA
- a CDS encoding DUF6249 domain-containing protein: MNAVLIVLGILCIVILIVSIIYITTNIRHKERIALLEANKDPKLFEDRIGKLAPLKWGFLLIGAGLGFFSAFMLDNFVFNAVNDTEAIYPSMVFVCGGLGLVLFYKFFGKD; this comes from the coding sequence ATGAACGCTGTACTAATAGTTTTAGGGATCCTATGTATTGTTATACTTATAGTTTCAATTATTTACATAACTACCAACATAAGGCACAAAGAAAGAATCGCTTTACTCGAAGCAAACAAGGATCCTAAACTTTTTGAAGATCGGATAGGCAAACTTGCACCTTTAAAGTGGGGTTTCTTACTTATTGGAGCCGGTCTTGGTTTTTTTTCAGCCTTTATGCTGGACAATTTTGTTTTCAATGCAGTAAACGACACTGAGGCTATTTATCCTTCCATGGTATTTGTTTGTGGAGGATTGGGATTGGTACTGTTTTACAAATTCTTTGGTAAAGATTAA
- a CDS encoding RNA polymerase sigma factor gives MSIYEQDARDIIRFLKNGDAMACNNLVDRHQKAVFGICVGILKNEPLAQEVAQDVLLKAFEKLKKLEDPKKFRAWVIRMAYNSSIDARRKKKRYLDRIDEKNHIQDKSISIEDKMDQDKKRELILNLIHELGDPDSSIFILFYMENMTTEEISNALGLTKSNVKIKLMRGREKLKNKLKTLLNDF, from the coding sequence ATGTCAATCTATGAACAAGACGCTAGGGATATCATCCGTTTTTTGAAAAATGGAGACGCTATGGCATGCAATAATTTGGTGGATAGGCATCAAAAAGCAGTTTTTGGGATATGCGTGGGAATCCTTAAGAATGAGCCTCTGGCCCAAGAAGTGGCCCAAGATGTTCTTTTGAAAGCTTTTGAAAAGCTGAAAAAATTGGAGGATCCCAAAAAATTTAGGGCTTGGGTAATTCGCATGGCCTACAATTCCTCCATTGATGCTAGACGTAAGAAAAAGCGTTATTTAGATCGTATTGATGAAAAAAATCACATTCAAGATAAAAGCATTTCCATTGAAGACAAAATGGATCAGGACAAGAAAAGAGAACTTATCCTTAATCTGATTCATGAACTCGGAGACCCAGATTCCTCCATATTTATTTTATTCTACATGGAAAATATGACAACAGAAGAAATTTCCAATGCTTTGGGACTTACGAAAAGCAACGTGAAAATAAAACTGATGCGTGGTAGGGAAAAGCTGAAAAATAAACTTAAAACCCTTTTAAATGATTTTTAA
- a CDS encoding anti-sigma factor, giving the protein MIFKMHPSEENLWDYFHNELTADNKESIENHLSGCDQCKEKYNLLIKDEKFFQNMDFPHPPKGFATKIVDKVVRRKEKVEKLWVSTFKVALYLSLLVLVGALIWIMDSFTMDITPYYSSIIWYGIPVIFLVLMTKYFDQKKLEH; this is encoded by the coding sequence ATGATTTTTAAAATGCATCCATCAGAAGAAAATCTTTGGGACTATTTTCACAATGAGTTAACCGCTGACAATAAAGAATCCATTGAGAATCACTTATCGGGATGCGATCAGTGCAAAGAAAAATACAATCTCCTGATTAAGGATGAGAAATTCTTTCAAAACATGGATTTTCCGCATCCACCTAAAGGCTTTGCTACAAAAATTGTTGATAAAGTGGTACGGCGAAAAGAGAAAGTGGAAAAGTTATGGGTGTCCACATTCAAAGTGGCCCTTTATCTTTCTTTATTGGTATTGGTTGGTGCATTGATCTGGATTATGGACTCGTTTACAATGGATATTACCCCATATTACAGTTCAATTATCTGGTATGGTATTCCAGTTATTTTTCTCGTATTGATGACGAAATATTTCGATCAAAAAAAATTGGAACACTAG
- a CDS encoding serine hydrolase, with the protein MRRTNFLIIITAVFSAITSLAQENKEPKKESLYFPGEDWEAYTDPFQLGYNVEKLSAAKKHFDSINAAAVLVLYKGKILVNWGDNTRRFRSASIRKSFLSALLGMAVAEKRLSIKDRIDRFSIQGVEGLTELEKKATIRDLLTSSSGIYLPAAYEPEVWTKNKPERESNFPGTTWYYNNWDFNVLGALYDHISQSSMATDFKNKIADKIGMQDFRSTLDFKYFYEKNIPVPAYLFKMSSRDMARFGLLYLRNGKWKNEQLISESWVSQSTTKKMTPWKGAGYGFLWWTTHLENGSQVFYANGTGVQSIVIAPELDMVMVFRANTYLGPEVPNGAEFELMNRILEAKTAKEQDDIETRNVVWNQSYTNSSDIVDFQNWVGRYRNNIARNIDIEMVGGQLVLKTKIADFLMYPIGKNRCWVEDLNVTATMESSGIEEPNSTLTRDELRLFK; encoded by the coding sequence ATGCGACGTACAAATTTTCTTATAATTATTACGGCTGTTTTTTCCGCCATAACATCCCTAGCACAAGAAAACAAAGAGCCAAAAAAAGAGTCCCTGTACTTTCCGGGTGAGGACTGGGAGGCATATACAGATCCATTTCAGTTGGGCTATAATGTTGAAAAACTTTCAGCTGCCAAAAAGCATTTCGATTCCATCAATGCCGCCGCAGTTTTGGTGCTTTATAAAGGAAAAATCTTGGTTAACTGGGGAGACAATACCAGAAGATTTAGATCAGCAAGCATACGAAAAAGCTTTCTGAGTGCCTTGTTGGGAATGGCAGTAGCAGAAAAAAGACTGAGTATTAAGGATAGGATAGATAGATTTTCGATTCAAGGGGTCGAAGGTTTGACCGAACTTGAAAAAAAAGCAACCATAAGGGATTTATTGACCTCATCATCCGGCATATACTTGCCAGCGGCTTACGAACCCGAAGTCTGGACAAAAAATAAGCCTGAAAGAGAAAGCAATTTTCCGGGTACTACTTGGTACTACAATAATTGGGATTTCAATGTGTTGGGCGCGCTCTATGACCATATTTCCCAAAGTTCAATGGCTACTGATTTTAAAAATAAGATAGCGGATAAAATCGGTATGCAGGATTTTAGGTCCACCTTGGATTTCAAATATTTCTATGAAAAAAATATTCCCGTACCAGCCTATCTCTTTAAAATGAGCTCAAGGGATATGGCTAGGTTTGGATTGCTTTACCTAAGAAATGGAAAATGGAAAAATGAGCAATTGATTTCTGAGTCATGGGTTTCCCAAAGTACAACAAAAAAAATGACCCCGTGGAAGGGTGCAGGATATGGATTTCTATGGTGGACCACGCATTTAGAGAATGGTTCCCAGGTTTTTTATGCTAATGGTACAGGAGTACAGAGCATAGTGATTGCACCCGAATTAGATATGGTCATGGTATTTCGGGCCAATACCTATTTGGGTCCTGAAGTGCCCAATGGAGCAGAATTTGAACTGATGAACCGCATTCTTGAAGCCAAAACGGCAAAAGAACAAGATGACATTGAAACCAGAAATGTGGTTTGGAACCAAAGCTATACCAATAGTTCTGATATAGTTGATTTTCAAAATTGGGTCGGTAGGTACAGAAACAATATTGCACGAAATATTGACATTGAAATGGTGGGTGGACAGCTTGTATTGAAAACCAAAATTGCTGATTTTCTAATGTACCCTATCGGAAAGAACCGCTGTTGGGTGGAAGATTTGAATGTAACTGCGACGATGGAGAGCTCGGGCATAGAAGAACCCAACAGCACCTTGACCCGGGATGAATTGAGACTTTTTAAATAA